In Coriobacteriaceae bacterium, a single window of DNA contains:
- a CDS encoding 3-hydroxyacyl-CoA dehydrogenase, whose translation MSYKTVCVAGGGVLGSQIAFQAAYCGFDVTIWLRSEGSIGRTQPKIDHVREEYIAAIEGMADGTGEWCAGIADSDQTFDREAALAAVERAYSTLKLELDLAKAVADADLVIESMAEDTQAKIDFYKKLAPVLPQKTVIVTNSSTLLPSTFAKYTGRPEKYLSLHFANSIWKNNMTEVMAQDQTDKRYFDELVDFANDIRMLALPVNKEKNGYLLNSMLVPWLLSGLDLYVSGVSDPKSIDLAWTRGTGAPKGPFRVFDTVGIQTAYNIVMQYQKVPGLVGPLLKKMMMPYNFKAMASALKKMLDEGKLGESSGEGFFKY comes from the coding sequence ATGAGCTACAAGACCGTTTGTGTTGCCGGCGGCGGCGTGTTGGGAAGCCAGATTGCCTTTCAGGCTGCCTACTGCGGCTTTGATGTAACGATTTGGCTGCGCAGTGAGGGCAGCATCGGCCGCACCCAGCCCAAGATCGATCATGTGCGCGAGGAGTACATCGCGGCAATCGAGGGTATGGCGGATGGTACGGGCGAGTGGTGTGCCGGCATCGCCGATAGCGACCAGACCTTCGACAGGGAGGCGGCGCTCGCCGCCGTTGAGCGTGCCTACTCCACACTCAAGCTGGAGCTCGACCTCGCCAAGGCCGTTGCCGACGCCGACTTGGTCATCGAGTCCATGGCCGAGGACACACAGGCAAAGATCGACTTCTACAAGAAGCTCGCTCCGGTCCTGCCGCAAAAGACCGTCATCGTGACCAACTCCTCCACGCTGCTGCCGAGCACCTTTGCCAAATACACCGGCCGCCCCGAGAAGTACCTGTCGCTGCACTTTGCCAACTCCATCTGGAAGAACAACATGACCGAGGTCATGGCACAGGATCAAACCGACAAGCGCTACTTCGACGAGCTCGTCGACTTTGCCAACGACATCCGCATGCTCGCCCTGCCCGTCAACAAGGAAAAGAACGGCTATCTGCTCAATTCCATGCTGGTGCCATGGCTGCTTTCGGGCCTTGACCTGTATGTCTCGGGCGTGAGTGACCCCAAGAGCATCGACCTCGCATGGACGCGCGGCACTGGCGCGCCCAAAGGTCCGTTCCGCGTGTTCGACACAGTGGGCATCCAGACGGCCTACAACATCGTCATGCAGTATCAGAAGGTACCGGGCCTGGTGGGCCCGCTGCTCAAAAAGATGATGATGCCCTACAACTTTAAGGCTATGGCCTCCGCCCTCAAGAAAATGCTCGACGAAGGTAAGCTGGGCGAAAGCTCGGGCGAGGGCTTCTTCAAGTACTAA
- a CDS encoding 2-hydroxyacyl-CoA dehydratase, with protein sequence MSKLVEGIKDRMVAAAREAAPAVVDAAQKAATAAAEKVAEAVADAKNAAGETSVASEPATAAEPVAAAHAPEGAIFNPGNAHGNLHLGIDVGSTTVKLAVLNDDNQIVYAKYQRHHTDVRACARDLFEGAVTVLPTAQMTCAITGSGGLLLSQWLDLEFVQEVIASKRAVETLIPATDVAIELGGEDAKIIYFDNGIEQRMNGTCAGGTGAFIDQMATLLHTDASGLNELAANATTIYPIASRCGVFAKTDVQPLLNEGARPEDVAASIFQAVVTQTISGLACGRPIRGNVAFLGGPLQYLSELRHRFYLTLNLDEEHRIVPQNAHLFVASGAAMAHESNKLSTFPQLIEAIDALGDTQGAEVERLDPLFATDEDFAEFKTRHDTEVVPKGKLEGYTGRVFIGIDAGSTTMKAALVGEDGQLLHTWYGNNNGDILGTAKVIMADFYNHIPAGCTIGHVTTTGYGEALLIEALKADSGEIETVAHLRGAKAFLPGVEFILDIGGQDMKCLRVKDGVIEHIMLNEACSSGCGSFIESFAVSMNMDVHAFANAAIHAKAPVDLGSRCTVFMNSRVKQAQKEGATVGDIAAGLSYSVIKNALFKVIKLRDPKEIGSQVIVQGGTFMSDATLRAFEQLTGVHAVRPDIAGCMGAYGAALLARDRAGANGTSTILSAEDIAHLTVTQKHVRCGRCSNNCQLTVNDFGGGRRFITGNRCEKGAGHKKQKTEAPNLFKKKNELLFDREVLSPDEAPRGTVGIPRALNMYENYPFWHAFFTRLGFSVQLSDQSSKKTYQAGIESMPSESVCYPAKMSHGHVMNLIDRDVDFIWMPCVRWERKEDPTAGNCYNCPIVMSYPTALALNIDEIREQNIEFLYPFVPYHDKTELKRRLYQVLAVDRVADAQAGRGRVRGPKITRSEVDAAVNAAFEADARFHEDIQTMGEEALKWVEDHGGHGIVLAGRPYHNDPEINHALPELISSFGFAVFTEDSLAHLVKPERPIRVVDQWMYHSRLYAVARFVTMRNDLDLIQLNSFGCGLDALTTDQVQEILEASGKIYTVLKIDEVSNLGAARIRIRSLMAALKDQEAERLAEATAAGEAYEQGDAAPVAPSTDAPAFASRKYTFEAQRESASTAWPKVPFTEQMRDEGYTILCPQMAPIHFDLVKEVFRGAGYNLELLPSTDHDAVEAGLRYVNNDICYPSILVTGQIMEAIESGRYDLSKTAVVISQTGGGCRATNYIALIRKALRESGHPEIPVISLSAVALGEDNPGFKITPALLKQAVYAVLFGDVMMQMLYRCRPYEATSGAANALYEEYMARARKLAPKFNRHNYTKLCREAIHAFDTMPLVGEGTKPRVGVVGEILVKFHPTANNHVVDVIEREGCEAVVPGLLDFFLYSMSNAELQKDELGSSATTRAGMQALIKLVDWMRTPVEEMLEKSRRFEAPERIGTMADKARTVLSVCNNMGEGWLLTAEMLDLIDHGAPNIICTQPFACLPNHVVGKAVIKELRRQHPESNIVAVDYDPGASEVNQLNRIKLMISVAKENMRAGKGFKLEKVAPLAMDEVTGQMRAHDGCVSCGPASEEAVASVAKRLGRGIKK encoded by the coding sequence ATGAGCAAACTCGTCGAGGGCATCAAGGACCGCATGGTCGCTGCCGCACGCGAGGCCGCGCCCGCCGTGGTGGACGCCGCGCAGAAGGCCGCGACTGCCGCTGCCGAGAAGGTCGCCGAGGCAGTTGCCGATGCCAAGAACGCGGCAGGGGAGACGTCCGTTGCCAGCGAGCCCGCCACCGCCGCTGAGCCCGTAGCCGCCGCCCACGCCCCCGAAGGCGCGATCTTCAACCCCGGCAACGCCCACGGCAACCTGCACCTGGGCATCGACGTGGGCTCCACCACCGTTAAGCTCGCCGTGCTCAACGACGACAACCAGATTGTCTACGCCAAGTACCAGCGCCACCACACCGACGTCCGTGCCTGCGCCCGCGACCTGTTCGAGGGCGCTGTGACCGTGCTGCCGACGGCCCAGATGACCTGCGCCATTACCGGCTCGGGTGGCCTGCTGCTGTCCCAGTGGCTCGACCTGGAGTTTGTCCAGGAGGTCATCGCCAGCAAGCGTGCCGTCGAGACCCTCATCCCGGCCACCGATGTCGCCATCGAGCTGGGCGGCGAGGACGCCAAGATCATCTACTTCGATAATGGCATTGAGCAGCGCATGAACGGCACCTGCGCCGGCGGCACGGGCGCGTTCATCGATCAGATGGCAACCCTGCTGCACACTGACGCCAGCGGCCTTAACGAACTCGCGGCCAACGCCACCACCATCTATCCCATTGCCAGCCGCTGCGGCGTTTTTGCCAAGACCGACGTCCAGCCGCTGCTCAACGAGGGCGCCCGCCCCGAGGACGTGGCCGCCTCCATCTTCCAGGCTGTCGTGACCCAGACCATCTCGGGTCTGGCGTGCGGCCGTCCCATCCGCGGCAACGTCGCCTTCCTGGGCGGCCCGCTGCAGTACCTCTCCGAGCTGCGCCACCGCTTCTACCTCACGCTCAACCTGGACGAGGAGCACCGTATCGTGCCCCAAAACGCTCACCTGTTTGTGGCGAGCGGCGCCGCCATGGCGCACGAGTCCAATAAGCTCAGCACGTTCCCGCAGCTCATCGAGGCCATCGATGCCCTGGGTGACACGCAGGGTGCCGAGGTCGAGCGTCTGGATCCGCTCTTTGCCACCGACGAGGACTTTGCCGAGTTCAAGACCCGCCACGACACAGAGGTCGTCCCCAAGGGCAAGCTCGAAGGCTACACCGGACGCGTGTTCATCGGCATCGACGCCGGCTCCACCACCATGAAGGCCGCGCTCGTGGGCGAGGACGGTCAGCTGCTGCACACCTGGTACGGCAACAACAACGGCGACATCCTGGGCACGGCCAAGGTCATCATGGCCGATTTCTACAACCACATTCCCGCCGGCTGCACCATCGGCCACGTGACCACTACCGGCTATGGCGAGGCACTGCTCATCGAAGCCCTCAAGGCCGACTCCGGCGAGATCGAGACCGTTGCGCACCTGCGCGGCGCCAAGGCGTTCCTGCCCGGCGTCGAGTTTATTCTGGACATTGGCGGCCAGGACATGAAGTGCCTGCGCGTCAAGGACGGTGTAATCGAGCACATCATGCTCAACGAGGCCTGCTCGTCGGGTTGCGGTAGCTTTATCGAGAGCTTCGCCGTCTCTATGAACATGGACGTGCACGCGTTCGCCAACGCCGCCATCCATGCCAAGGCCCCGGTCGACCTGGGCAGTCGCTGCACGGTCTTTATGAACTCGCGCGTCAAGCAGGCGCAAAAGGAAGGCGCCACGGTGGGCGACATCGCGGCCGGCCTGTCCTATTCCGTCATCAAGAATGCTCTGTTCAAGGTCATTAAGCTGCGCGATCCCAAGGAGATCGGCAGCCAGGTGATCGTCCAGGGCGGCACCTTTATGTCCGATGCCACGCTGCGCGCGTTTGAGCAGCTCACCGGCGTTCACGCCGTGCGCCCCGACATCGCCGGCTGCATGGGCGCCTACGGTGCGGCCCTGCTCGCCCGCGATCGCGCCGGCGCGAACGGCACCTCGACCATTCTTTCTGCCGAAGACATCGCGCACCTCACCGTGACGCAAAAGCATGTCCGCTGCGGCCGTTGCTCTAACAACTGCCAGCTTACCGTCAACGACTTTGGCGGCGGCAGGCGCTTCATTACCGGCAACCGCTGCGAGAAGGGCGCCGGTCACAAAAAGCAGAAGACCGAGGCCCCCAACCTCTTCAAAAAGAAAAACGAGCTGCTCTTTGACCGCGAGGTGCTGAGCCCCGACGAGGCCCCGCGCGGCACCGTGGGTATCCCGCGCGCACTCAACATGTACGAGAACTACCCCTTCTGGCATGCGTTCTTTACGCGCCTGGGCTTTAGCGTGCAGCTGTCCGATCAGTCGAGCAAAAAGACCTACCAGGCGGGCATCGAGTCCATGCCGTCCGAGAGTGTGTGCTACCCGGCCAAGATGAGCCACGGCCACGTGATGAACCTCATCGACCGTGACGTCGACTTCATCTGGATGCCGTGCGTGCGCTGGGAGCGCAAGGAGGATCCGACCGCCGGCAACTGCTATAACTGCCCCATCGTCATGAGCTACCCCACGGCGCTGGCGCTCAACATCGACGAGATCCGCGAGCAGAACATCGAGTTCCTGTACCCGTTTGTGCCCTATCACGACAAGACCGAGCTCAAGCGCCGTCTATACCAGGTGCTCGCCGTCGACCGTGTGGCCGATGCGCAAGCCGGTCGCGGTCGTGTGCGCGGTCCCAAGATCACGCGCTCCGAGGTCGATGCCGCCGTCAACGCTGCTTTTGAGGCCGATGCGCGCTTCCACGAGGATATCCAGACCATGGGCGAGGAGGCCCTTAAGTGGGTCGAGGACCACGGCGGCCACGGCATCGTACTCGCCGGCCGTCCTTACCACAACGACCCCGAGATCAACCACGCCCTTCCCGAGCTTATCTCGAGCTTTGGCTTTGCGGTCTTTACCGAGGATTCGCTTGCGCACCTGGTGAAGCCCGAGCGTCCGATTCGCGTCGTCGACCAGTGGATGTACCACAGCCGCCTGTACGCCGTCGCCCGTTTTGTGACGATGCGCAACGACCTGGACCTGATTCAGCTCAACTCCTTCGGCTGCGGCTTGGACGCCCTGACCACCGACCAGGTGCAGGAAATCCTTGAGGCCAGCGGCAAGATCTACACCGTGCTCAAGATCGATGAGGTGTCCAATCTGGGCGCCGCGCGCATCCGCATCCGCTCGCTCATGGCGGCGCTCAAGGACCAGGAGGCCGAGCGCTTGGCAGAGGCCACGGCCGCGGGCGAGGCCTACGAGCAGGGCGATGCCGCGCCGGTGGCGCCTTCCACGGATGCCCCCGCGTTCGCGAGCCGCAAGTACACGTTCGAGGCGCAGCGTGAGAGCGCCTCGACCGCATGGCCCAAGGTGCCCTTTACCGAGCAGATGCGTGACGAGGGCTATACCATCCTGTGCCCGCAGATGGCGCCGATTCACTTTGACCTGGTCAAAGAGGTGTTCCGCGGTGCCGGCTACAACTTGGAGCTGCTGCCCTCAACCGATCACGACGCCGTCGAGGCTGGCCTGCGCTATGTGAACAATGACATTTGCTATCCGTCGATCCTGGTAACGGGTCAGATTATGGAGGCCATCGAGAGCGGTCGGTACGATCTGTCCAAGACGGCCGTGGTTATCAGCCAAACCGGCGGCGGCTGCCGTGCCACCAACTACATCGCGCTCATCCGCAAGGCCCTGCGCGAGAGCGGTCACCCCGAGATCCCGGTGATCTCGCTTTCGGCCGTGGCGCTCGGCGAGGACAACCCCGGCTTTAAGATTACGCCGGCGCTGCTTAAGCAGGCCGTGTACGCAGTGCTCTTTGGCGACGTGATGATGCAGATGCTCTATCGCTGCCGCCCGTACGAGGCCACGTCCGGTGCCGCCAACGCGCTCTACGAGGAGTACATGGCACGAGCCCGCAAGCTGGCGCCCAAGTTCAACCGCCACAACTACACCAAGCTGTGCCGCGAGGCCATCCACGCGTTCGACACCATGCCGCTTGTGGGCGAGGGCACCAAGCCGCGCGTGGGCGTGGTCGGCGAGATCTTGGTCAAGTTCCACCCCACGGCTAACAACCATGTGGTCGACGTGATCGAGCGCGAGGGCTGCGAGGCCGTGGTGCCGGGCCTGCTCGACTTCTTCCTGTACTCCATGAGCAATGCCGAGCTGCAGAAGGACGAGCTGGGAAGCTCTGCCACTACGCGCGCGGGCATGCAAGCGCTTATTAAGCTCGTGGACTGGATGCGTACGCCGGTGGAGGAGATGCTCGAGAAGTCCCGCCGCTTTGAGGCGCCCGAGCGCATCGGCACCATGGCCGACAAGGCCCGTACGGTGCTTTCGGTGTGCAACAACATGGGCGAAGGCTGGTTGCTTACGGCCGAGATGCTCGACCTGATTGACCACGGCGCACCCAATATCATCTGCACGCAGCCCTTCGCGTGCCTGCCCAATCACGTGGTGGGCAAGGCCGTAATCAAGGAGTTGCGCCGCCAGCATCCCGAGAGCAACATCGTCGCGGTGGACTACGACCCCGGCGCGTCCGAAGTCAATCAGCTCAACCGCATTAAGCTCATGATCAGCGTGGCTAAGGAGAACATGCGCGCCGGCAAGGGCTTTAAGCTCGAGAAGGTGGCGCCGCTCGCGATGGACGAGGTCACCGGCCAGATGCGTGCCCATGACGGCTGCGTGAGCTGCGGACCTGCCAGCGAGGAGGCCGTGGCATCGGTCGCCAAGCGTCTGGGGCGCGGCATTAAGAAGTAA
- a CDS encoding TetR family transcriptional regulator C-terminal domain-containing protein — translation MSQLEKCDRRSLRSQRALRQALASELAESGDLSRINVASLTERAGLTRRTFYSHYRDIPDFINQIEDGLLAEIRERIELITAAQLPDLYHNIDELEPAPGSVELLRYLAANRDLIGALLGPGGDQAFIKRIIDTAREAVVPRAQTGILGLALGTFFDYYVTYVVSAEVGMIQRWFERGLTESPEAMARIMTVLAFVRPGDLYGQPIDINVPEYGMKLLNLQLEDAADTAATVESNN, via the coding sequence TTGTCCCAGCTCGAGAAATGCGATCGCCGGTCCCTTCGCTCGCAGCGTGCCCTTCGCCAGGCACTTGCCAGCGAGCTTGCCGAAAGCGGCGACCTTTCGCGCATTAATGTCGCGTCGCTCACCGAGCGCGCCGGTCTTACGCGCCGCACGTTCTATTCGCACTACCGCGATATCCCTGACTTTATCAATCAAATCGAGGACGGCTTGCTGGCCGAGATCCGTGAGCGCATTGAGCTCATCACCGCAGCTCAGCTGCCCGATCTCTATCACAACATAGATGAGCTCGAGCCGGCGCCCGGTTCGGTTGAGCTGCTGCGTTATCTTGCGGCCAACCGCGACTTAATCGGTGCGCTGTTGGGTCCGGGCGGCGACCAGGCCTTCATTAAAAGGATCATCGACACCGCTCGTGAGGCTGTGGTGCCGCGTGCGCAGACGGGCATTTTGGGCCTGGCGCTGGGCACGTTCTTTGACTACTACGTTACCTACGTCGTAAGTGCCGAGGTCGGCATGATTCAGCGCTGGTTTGAGCGTGGACTCACCGAATCGCCTGAGGCCATGGCGCGCATTATGACGGTGCTCGCTTTTGTGCGCCCCGGTGACCTGTATGGCCAACCCATCGATATCAACGTGCCGGAATACGGCATGAAGCTATTGAACTTGCAGCTCGAGGACGCGGCCGACACCGCCGCAACCGTCGAGTCCAACAACTAA